GCCCACAGCAAGGCAGAAGACTTCAAGGGCCAGCACCGAGGGCAGGTGTTCGCGGTCAGCGGGGTTGAGCCACTTCTCGAACGTGGCGGGCGACAGCAGGCGGGCGTTTCCGGTGGTCAGCTTGACGCCAGAATCCGACGCCAGGGCATTCATTCGGTCCACCACTTGCGCACGGGAAAGCCCGCACGAAGCGACGGCACGCTGCATGGATGCCTTGAGCGTGGCATTCAGCCCGGCAAGGCGGGCTGGCTGGTCGTTGAAGAGGGAAAGCTGAACCGTGCTCACAAGATGCCGTCCGTCATGTTGAGGGGTTGCCGTCCGGAATCTCTAACGCTCCGGACGTTGACCCGTTCAAGGCGGACGGCTAAGGTCAAACAGCTACGATGATTTCTTTACCGCCCGCAGCTTCAATTAAAGGCAAAAGCAGGCTGCGGTCAAGTCAAAAACCAAATTCGGTGTTCTGTTTTTGCATTTAAGCGTTAACTGTTTGGCTTTAAACGCGGATTGCAAAACACGCATTCGGACTTTGGCTTTCGGAGTTCACCGTGGATACTGCGAAATCCTTTGAAGCTCGTTTCCAGCGAATCCTCCAGGCCGTTGGGGCACGCTCCGAATCCGAACTGGCGCGAATACTGGAAATTCATCCGTCCTCAGTAGGCACGGCAAAGAAAAGAGCTAAAATACCGACAGGATGGATAGAGGCGATTTCGGAACGATTCGGCATCAGCGCCAACTGGCTGTTCTTCGGGTCAGGGGCGATGCACGACGCAGACCGCGTTACCGTCGAACCTGCGCGCGCGGGGACGCTGCGAGCAGGCGAGCCTATAGCCAGGGTTGTGGCAAAGCCGTCTGAAGCCGGTGATGTGATTGAATGTGCGGACTGCGAACTGGTCATGGTGCCCATGGTCGAGGCGCGGTTGAGCGCGGGCACGGGTTCCTTCGAGACAGGCGGGGACATTGAACGCCGTTACGCATTCCGCACCGACTTCCTGCTGCGCAAGGGGGCACCGTCCAGCATGGTCCTGATGCGCGTGGATGGCGACAGCATGGACCCGTATGTGCTCAACGGGGACGTGGTCCTGATTGACCAAAGCCAGCGGGAACCAAGGGCAGGTAAGGTCTACGCCGTGGGCGTCGAGGATGTCGTCTACCTCAAGCGCGTGAACGCCGTGCCGGGCAAGATCATCCTGTCGAGCTACAATCCCGACTATCCGCCGATTGAAGTGGACGCGCGCGGCGACTTGTCCAACGGAATCCGCATCATAGGCCGCGCTGTCTGGGTTGGACGCGAGCTAAATTGACGCAGAATGCCGCGCAGGCGCGGCAGAATCGCGCAGGATTTTCATCGCATTTTGCCTTGTTTAGAAGGCAAAAACAGAACACAGGCAAAACACAAACGGGCGGTCCAAAGGGGCCGCCCGTTTTTCTTCCATGCCTGTGATGAATCGTGCCAATCGGCGCACACTCTTCTGCGCGTTTCGCCCAAAAGCACCCAAAACGCTGCGCGCTAAATTCGACACTAAACTTTCTTCAAACGCCTTGCGGCACAAGGGCCAACGGCACACGAGCATGCCTCACCCCGTTGTGCCAATCTGAATGCCTCCCCGGTCTTGTTCCGCGCCCTCTGCTTTTTGCGTGCGCGGACGTCTATCGTCGTCGGAGTGGCTCTTTGGAGCAAGGTAGCCCACCAAAATAGCCAGAGGCTTGTGGCGTTCACTGCAAGCTCTCGAATTTTCGTCATTGCGGAAAGGGGGGGGCCTCGCCATTCCCCCCTCTCACTACACGCCCCGCATGCGGGCAAGGCAGTGGGTTCGTCCCCGCTGTATGTCGTGAGAAAATACCATCCCACGAGGGCAGCCTCTGTCGTCGGCTTCCGCCACCATGTCAAGTATGTCCATGAACGTCTGCCTGCGCGCATGCGTCATGGATCTGTCGTATTCTTGTAGATGGGAATTGGGAATGGGCACGGCGAATGTATCATTGTCATCGTTTGCAATTGTGATGCTTTTTGTTTTTGGATTTGCAATGCT
This DNA window, taken from Nitratidesulfovibrio sp., encodes the following:
- a CDS encoding S24 family peptidase, with protein sequence MDTAKSFEARFQRILQAVGARSESELARILEIHPSSVGTAKKRAKIPTGWIEAISERFGISANWLFFGSGAMHDADRVTVEPARAGTLRAGEPIARVVAKPSEAGDVIECADCELVMVPMVEARLSAGTGSFETGGDIERRYAFRTDFLLRKGAPSSMVLMRVDGDSMDPYVLNGDVVLIDQSQREPRAGKVYAVGVEDVVYLKRVNAVPGKIILSSYNPDYPPIEVDARGDLSNGIRIIGRAVWVGRELN